The Prionailurus viverrinus isolate Anna unplaced genomic scaffold, UM_Priviv_1.0 scaffold_35, whole genome shotgun sequence genome window below encodes:
- the UBTF gene encoding nucleolar transcription factor 1 isoform X1 has protein sequence MNGEADCPTDLEMAAPKGQDRWSQEDMLTLLECMKNNLPSNDSSKFKTTESHMDWEKVAFKDFSGDMCKLKWVEISNEVRKFRTLTELILDAQEHVKNPYKGKKLKKHPDFPKKPLTPYFRFFMEKRAKYAKLHPEMSNLDLTKILSKKYKELPEKKKMKYIQDFQREKQEFERNLARFREDHPDLIQNAKKSDIPEKPKTPQQLWYTHEKKVYLKVRPDATTKEVKDSLGKQWSQLSDKKRLKWIHKALEQRKEYEEIMRDYIQKHPELNISEEGITKSTLTKAERQLKDKFDGRPTKPPPNSYSLYCAELMANMKDVPSTERMVLCSQQWKLLSQKEKDAYHKKCDQKKKDYEVELLRFLESLPEEEQQRVLGEEKMLSINKKQATSPASKKPSQEGGKGGSEKPKRPVSAMFIFSEEKRRQLQEERPELSESELTRLLARMWNDLSEKKKAKYKAREAALKAQSERKPGGDREERGKLPESPKRAEEIWQQSVIGDYLARFKNDRVKALKAMEMTWNNMEKKEKLMWIKKAAEDQKRYERELSEMRAPPAAANSSKKMKFQGEPKKPPMNGYQKFSQELLSNGELNHLPLKERMVEIGSRWQRISQSQKEHYKKLAEEQQKQYKVHLDLWVKSLSPQDRAAYKEYISNKRKSMTKLRGPNPKSSRTALQSKSESEEDEDEDEDDEDEDEEEEEDENGDSSEDGGDSSESSSEDESEDGDENEEDDEDEDDDEDDDEDEDNESEGSSSSSSSSGDSSDSDSN, from the exons ATGAACGGAGAAGCTGACTGCCCCACAGACCTGGAAATGGCCGCCCCCAAAGGCCAAG accGCTGGTCTCAGGAAGACATGCTGACTTTGCTGGAATGCATGAAGAACAACCTTCCATCCAACGACAGCTCCAAGTTCAAAACCACCGAGTCACATATGGACTGGGAAAAAGTAGCATTTAAAGACTTTTCTGGAGACATGTGCAAGCTCAAATGGGTGGAGATTTCTAATGAG gtGAGGAAGTTCCGTACGTTGACAGAATTGATCCTTGACGCTCAGGAACACGTTAAAAATCCTTACAAAGGCAAAAAACTCAAG AAACACCCGGACTTCCCAAAGAAGCCCCTGACCCCTTATTTCCGCTTCTTCATGGAGAAGCGGGCCAAGTATGCGAAACTCCACCCTGAGATGAGCAACCTGGACCTGACCAAGATTTTGTCCAAGAAATACAAGGAGCTGCCGGAGAAgaagaag atgAAATATATTCAGGacttccagagagaaaaacaggagtTCGAGCGAAACCTGGCCCGGTTCAG GGAGGATCACCCTGACCTAATCCAGAATGCCAAGAAGTCGGACATCCCCGAGAAGCCCAAAACCCCCCAGCAGCTGTGGTACACCCATGAGAAGAAGGTGTATCTCAAAGTGCGGCCAGAT GCCACTACGAAGGAGGTGAAGGACTCCCTGGGGAAGCAGTGGTCTCAGCTCTCGGACAAAAAGAGGCTGAAATGGATTCATAAGGCCCTGGAGCAGCGGAAGGAGTACGAG GAGATTATGCGTGACTATATCCAGAAGCACCCCGAGCTGAACATCAGCGAGGAGGGCATCACCAAGTCCACCCTCACCAAGGCCGAACGCCAGCTCAAGGACAAGTTTGACGGGCGACCCACCAAGCCACCTCC GAACAGCTACTCGCTGTACTGCGCGGAGCTGATGGCCAACATGAAGGACGTGCCCAGCACTGAGCGAATGGTGTTATGCAGCCAGCAGTGGAAGCTGCTCTCCCAGAAGGAGAAGGATGCCTATCACAAGAAGTGTGACCAG aaaaagaaagattacgAAGTGGAGCTGCTCCGTTTTCTAGAG AGCCTTCCTGAGGAGGAACAGCAGCGGGTCCTGGGGGAGGAGAAGATGTTAAGCATCAACAAGAAGCAGGCCACCAGCCCAGcctccaagaagccctcccaGGAAGGGGGcaag ggaggctcagagaagcccaAGCGGCCGGTCTCGGCCATGTTCATCTTCTCTGAAGAAAAGCGGCGGCAGCTGCAAGAGGAACGGCCTGAGCTCTCGGAGAGCGAGCTGACCCGGCTTCTGGCCCGCATGTGGAACGACTTGTCGGAAAAGAAGAAG GCCAAGTACAAGGCCCGGGAGGCTGCGCTGAAGGCCCAGTCGGAGAGGAAGCCAGGCGGGGACCGCGAGGAACGGGGCAAGCTGCCTGAGTCGCCCAAGAGAGCTGAGGAGATCTGGCAACAGAGCGTCATCGGGGACTACCTGGCCCGCTTCAAG AATGACCGGGTAAAGGCCTTGAAAGCCATGGAGATGACCTGGAACAAcatggagaagaaggagaaactgaTGTGGATTAAGAAGGCAGCCGAAGACCAAAAGCGATACGAG AGAGAGCTGAGCGAGATGCGGGCACCCCCAGCTGCCGCGAACTCATCCAAAAAGATGAAGTTCCAAGGAGAACCCAAGAAGCCTCCCAT GAACGGTTACCAGAAGTTCTCCCAGGAGCTGCTGTCCAACGGGGAGCTGAACCACCTGCCGCTGAAGGAGCGCATGGTCGAGATTGGCAGCCGCTGGCAGCGCATCTCCCAGAGCCAGAAGGAGCACTACAAAAAGTTGGCAGAGGAGCAGCAGAAGCAGTACAAAGTACACCTGGACCTCTGGGTCAAG aGTCTGTCTCCCCAGGACCGTGCAGCATATAAAGAGTACATCTCCAAT AAACGTAAGAGCATGACCAAGCTGCGAGGCCCGAACCCCAAGTCCAGCCGGACCGCCTTGCAGTCCAAGTCG gagtctgaggaggacgaggacgaggatgAGGACGACGAGGAcgaggatgaagaggaggaggaggatgagaacGGGGACTCCTCTGAGGACGGCGGGGACTCCTCCGAGTCCAGCAGCGAGGATGAGAGCGAGGACGGAGACGAG AACGAGGAGGATGATGAGGACGAGGACGACGACGAGGATGACGACGAGGACGAGGACAACGAGTCTGAGGGCAGCAGCTCCAGTTCCTCCTCGTCGGGAGACTCCTCGGACTCTGACTCCAACTGA
- the UBTF gene encoding nucleolar transcription factor 1 isoform X2, which translates to MNGEADCPTDLEMAAPKGQDRWSQEDMLTLLECMKNNLPSNDSSKFKTTESHMDWEKVAFKDFSGDMCKLKWVEISNEVRKFRTLTELILDAQEHVKNPYKGKKLKKHPDFPKKPLTPYFRFFMEKRAKYAKLHPEMSNLDLTKILSKKYKELPEKKKMKYIQDFQREKQEFERNLARFREDHPDLIQNAKKSDIPEKPKTPQQLWYTHEKKVYLKVRPDEIMRDYIQKHPELNISEEGITKSTLTKAERQLKDKFDGRPTKPPPNSYSLYCAELMANMKDVPSTERMVLCSQQWKLLSQKEKDAYHKKCDQKKKDYEVELLRFLESLPEEEQQRVLGEEKMLSINKKQATSPASKKPSQEGGKGGSEKPKRPVSAMFIFSEEKRRQLQEERPELSESELTRLLARMWNDLSEKKKAKYKAREAALKAQSERKPGGDREERGKLPESPKRAEEIWQQSVIGDYLARFKNDRVKALKAMEMTWNNMEKKEKLMWIKKAAEDQKRYERELSEMRAPPAAANSSKKMKFQGEPKKPPMNGYQKFSQELLSNGELNHLPLKERMVEIGSRWQRISQSQKEHYKKLAEEQQKQYKVHLDLWVKSLSPQDRAAYKEYISNKRKSMTKLRGPNPKSSRTALQSKSESEEDEDEDEDDEDEDEEEEEDENGDSSEDGGDSSESSSEDESEDGDENEEDDEDEDDDEDDDEDEDNESEGSSSSSSSSGDSSDSDSN; encoded by the exons ATGAACGGAGAAGCTGACTGCCCCACAGACCTGGAAATGGCCGCCCCCAAAGGCCAAG accGCTGGTCTCAGGAAGACATGCTGACTTTGCTGGAATGCATGAAGAACAACCTTCCATCCAACGACAGCTCCAAGTTCAAAACCACCGAGTCACATATGGACTGGGAAAAAGTAGCATTTAAAGACTTTTCTGGAGACATGTGCAAGCTCAAATGGGTGGAGATTTCTAATGAG gtGAGGAAGTTCCGTACGTTGACAGAATTGATCCTTGACGCTCAGGAACACGTTAAAAATCCTTACAAAGGCAAAAAACTCAAG AAACACCCGGACTTCCCAAAGAAGCCCCTGACCCCTTATTTCCGCTTCTTCATGGAGAAGCGGGCCAAGTATGCGAAACTCCACCCTGAGATGAGCAACCTGGACCTGACCAAGATTTTGTCCAAGAAATACAAGGAGCTGCCGGAGAAgaagaag atgAAATATATTCAGGacttccagagagaaaaacaggagtTCGAGCGAAACCTGGCCCGGTTCAG GGAGGATCACCCTGACCTAATCCAGAATGCCAAGAAGTCGGACATCCCCGAGAAGCCCAAAACCCCCCAGCAGCTGTGGTACACCCATGAGAAGAAGGTGTATCTCAAAGTGCGGCCAGAT GAGATTATGCGTGACTATATCCAGAAGCACCCCGAGCTGAACATCAGCGAGGAGGGCATCACCAAGTCCACCCTCACCAAGGCCGAACGCCAGCTCAAGGACAAGTTTGACGGGCGACCCACCAAGCCACCTCC GAACAGCTACTCGCTGTACTGCGCGGAGCTGATGGCCAACATGAAGGACGTGCCCAGCACTGAGCGAATGGTGTTATGCAGCCAGCAGTGGAAGCTGCTCTCCCAGAAGGAGAAGGATGCCTATCACAAGAAGTGTGACCAG aaaaagaaagattacgAAGTGGAGCTGCTCCGTTTTCTAGAG AGCCTTCCTGAGGAGGAACAGCAGCGGGTCCTGGGGGAGGAGAAGATGTTAAGCATCAACAAGAAGCAGGCCACCAGCCCAGcctccaagaagccctcccaGGAAGGGGGcaag ggaggctcagagaagcccaAGCGGCCGGTCTCGGCCATGTTCATCTTCTCTGAAGAAAAGCGGCGGCAGCTGCAAGAGGAACGGCCTGAGCTCTCGGAGAGCGAGCTGACCCGGCTTCTGGCCCGCATGTGGAACGACTTGTCGGAAAAGAAGAAG GCCAAGTACAAGGCCCGGGAGGCTGCGCTGAAGGCCCAGTCGGAGAGGAAGCCAGGCGGGGACCGCGAGGAACGGGGCAAGCTGCCTGAGTCGCCCAAGAGAGCTGAGGAGATCTGGCAACAGAGCGTCATCGGGGACTACCTGGCCCGCTTCAAG AATGACCGGGTAAAGGCCTTGAAAGCCATGGAGATGACCTGGAACAAcatggagaagaaggagaaactgaTGTGGATTAAGAAGGCAGCCGAAGACCAAAAGCGATACGAG AGAGAGCTGAGCGAGATGCGGGCACCCCCAGCTGCCGCGAACTCATCCAAAAAGATGAAGTTCCAAGGAGAACCCAAGAAGCCTCCCAT GAACGGTTACCAGAAGTTCTCCCAGGAGCTGCTGTCCAACGGGGAGCTGAACCACCTGCCGCTGAAGGAGCGCATGGTCGAGATTGGCAGCCGCTGGCAGCGCATCTCCCAGAGCCAGAAGGAGCACTACAAAAAGTTGGCAGAGGAGCAGCAGAAGCAGTACAAAGTACACCTGGACCTCTGGGTCAAG aGTCTGTCTCCCCAGGACCGTGCAGCATATAAAGAGTACATCTCCAAT AAACGTAAGAGCATGACCAAGCTGCGAGGCCCGAACCCCAAGTCCAGCCGGACCGCCTTGCAGTCCAAGTCG gagtctgaggaggacgaggacgaggatgAGGACGACGAGGAcgaggatgaagaggaggaggaggatgagaacGGGGACTCCTCTGAGGACGGCGGGGACTCCTCCGAGTCCAGCAGCGAGGATGAGAGCGAGGACGGAGACGAG AACGAGGAGGATGATGAGGACGAGGACGACGACGAGGATGACGACGAGGACGAGGACAACGAGTCTGAGGGCAGCAGCTCCAGTTCCTCCTCGTCGGGAGACTCCTCGGACTCTGACTCCAACTGA